The following coding sequences lie in one Miscanthus floridulus cultivar M001 chromosome 9, ASM1932011v1, whole genome shotgun sequence genomic window:
- the LOC136480848 gene encoding uncharacterized protein — MFLGSSRPLGAKELWAPPKVKFFYWLVMHGRCWTAARRFRHGLQDSDTCIICDQGVETMDHILLGCVFSREVWALWLRRLHLDDLVHVHEEEAMQWWLRNRKLIPKPMRRGFDSLFFLIGWMLWKEWNARTFNRIATTATQLVQNIDDELNVWVLAGYRHLSSLQTLL; from the coding sequence ATGTTTCTTGGCTCCTCTAGACCACTGGGTGCTAAGGAATTGTGGGCGCCGCCTAAAGTCAAGTTCTTTTACTGGCTAGTCATGCACGGTCGCTGCTGGACTGCAGCTAGGCGATTCCGCCATGGACTGCAGGACTCGGACACCTGCATCATTTGTGATCAAGGAGTGGAAACTATGGACCATATTCTTCTCGGGTGCGTCTTCAGCAGGGAAGTATGGGCTCTGTGGTTACGCCGTCTACATCTGGATGACCTCGTGCATGTTCACGAAGAAGAGGCGATGCAATGGTGGCTGCGCAACCGGAAGCTAATCCCGAAGCCTATGCGCCGTGGTTTCGACTCCCTATTTTTCCTGATCGGCTGGATGCTTTGGAAGGAGTGGAACGCAAGGACTTTCAACAGGATCGCAACAACGGCGACACAGCTAGTCCAGAACATCGACGACGAACTCAACGTCTGGGTTTTGGCAGGTTACAGGCACCTATCGTCGCTGCAGACGCTGCTTTGA